A portion of the Thunnus albacares chromosome 23, fThuAlb1.1, whole genome shotgun sequence genome contains these proteins:
- the LOC122975569 gene encoding protein FAM180A, producing the protein MPQWWAPLIVVYLSIYLAATQHHRKALYPSAYRIKRETYSLINPSFQHSVEDVNLLFEILLAGMLIQGEDHAMLIPDEELASLRRVKKLEVICEDVLPKKLSDIRRLTAELTRRQQPLSRQDFERTVLTLVYTTQTLTQISNQQQREAWTEALIQLFRALQKDLGPS; encoded by the exons ATGCCACAGTGGTGGGCTCCACTCATCGTTGTTTACCTGTCCATCTACCTGGCAGCTACTCAGCACCACAGGAAAG CTCTCTATCCATCAGCGTATAGGATAAAACGAGAGACATATTCGCTGATCAACCCGTCGTTCCAGCACTCAGTGGAGGATGTCAACCTGCTTTTTGAG ATCCTGCTGGCTGGAATGCTGATCCAAGGCGAGGATCACGCCATGCTGATCCCAGATGAGGAGCTGGCATCTCTGAGGCGCGTGAAGAAGCTGGAGGTTATCTGTGAGGACGTCCTGCCCAAGAAGCTCTCCGACATCCGCCGCTTGACGGCCGAGCTCACCCGGCGCCAGCAGCCTCTGAGCCGGCAGGACTTTGAGAGGACGGTGTTGACCCTGGTGTACACCACTCAGacactgactcaaatcagcaaccagcagcagagagaagcGTGGACCGAAGCCTTGATCCAGCTGTTCAGAGCCCTCCAAAAGGACCTTGGACCCTCTTGA